One genomic segment of Spirochaeta cellobiosiphila DSM 17781 includes these proteins:
- a CDS encoding trypsin-like peptidase domain-containing protein — protein sequence MCFRKFLVLILGFLYLTFSLYAYDEIDINSTTDGLIGIGGEGNDYVTYIFEVTDSTFALQIKLNNSVADLDLYLRYGEDMMNYDDADARSAGIEYNESIFLSRTSDTPLQTGYYYLDVAQNNTGYPQKNGELWDQVPYTLNLRSYSQYNYSEVELNKVYNSSILRENGHFQVYKLELDSVQSYLRIDLLRSVADLDFFFQKDYPAIDAKDAAYSQKSLLAHEFLEIKDQDFLTPGSYYLTVYDPLNLNMDFPFALRIANDYSFITEDLPVLDTGAVTNINRAAEATVEISSNNSRGSGCLVSPMGFILTNYHVIKAPWGEPYKTFYISLNQNLSLPPVEQFQAVFVDGDEEKDIALLRITSDFYGQLLPSDYRFPYFTIGDSSQLELGNTLHLFGYPSIGGQGSRVSLTYTQGFVSGFEQTNYGQIIKTDGEISSGNSGGAATDDQFRLIGLPTTVVSEHSGRLAYIHPVNLIPQEWRRLWENFQ from the coding sequence ATGTGTTTTAGAAAATTCCTAGTCCTTATACTTGGCTTCTTATATTTAACATTTAGTCTATATGCTTATGATGAGATCGATATCAATTCCACAACCGATGGATTAATAGGCATTGGTGGAGAAGGTAATGATTATGTGACCTATATATTTGAGGTAACTGATTCCACCTTTGCCTTGCAAATAAAATTAAACAATTCTGTCGCTGATTTAGACCTTTACCTAAGATATGGTGAAGATATGATGAACTACGATGATGCAGATGCGAGAAGTGCTGGCATTGAATACAATGAATCCATATTTCTGAGTCGAACAAGTGATACGCCATTGCAGACAGGATATTACTATTTAGATGTAGCTCAAAATAATACAGGATATCCCCAAAAAAATGGTGAATTATGGGATCAAGTTCCCTATACTTTAAACCTAAGATCCTACTCCCAATATAATTATAGCGAAGTAGAATTAAACAAAGTTTATAATAGTTCTATCTTACGGGAGAATGGACACTTCCAAGTATATAAACTTGAATTAGATTCGGTACAATCCTATCTAAGAATAGATCTATTGCGATCTGTAGCTGATTTGGATTTCTTTTTTCAAAAAGATTATCCTGCTATTGATGCTAAGGATGCCGCTTATTCCCAGAAGAGTTTACTTGCCCATGAGTTTTTAGAAATAAAGGATCAAGATTTTCTTACTCCCGGGTCTTACTATCTTACAGTCTATGATCCGCTTAACTTGAACATGGATTTCCCTTTTGCTTTGAGAATAGCTAATGATTATTCATTCATAACAGAAGACTTGCCAGTATTAGATACGGGTGCTGTTACTAATATCAATAGAGCCGCTGAAGCTACCGTAGAGATATCAAGCAATAATAGTCGTGGTTCTGGTTGTCTGGTCAGCCCTATGGGATTTATTCTTACCAATTATCATGTTATTAAAGCCCCTTGGGGTGAACCGTATAAAACATTTTATATCAGTTTGAATCAGAATTTATCATTACCACCTGTAGAACAGTTTCAAGCTGTTTTTGTTGATGGGGATGAAGAAAAGGATATTGCCCTATTAAGAATTACAAGTGATTTTTATGGACAACTTCTTCCTAGTGATTACCGGTTCCCGTACTTTACTATAGGAGATTCTTCCCAATTAGAGCTTGGTAATACATTACATTTGTTCGGTTATCCCAGTATTGGCGGTCAAGGAAGCCGGGTTTCTTTGACTTATACCCAAGGTTTTGTAAGTGGCTTTGAACAAACTAACTATGGTCAAATCATTAAAACTGATGGAGAGATAAGCTCTGGTAACTCAGGAGGAGCTGCTACTGATGATCAGTTTCGATTAATTGGATTACCTACAACAGTTGTCTCTGAGCATTCTGGTCGCTTGGCTTATATTCATCCAGTGAATCTAATTCCTCAAGAATGGCGTAGATTATGGGAGAATTTTCAATGA
- a CDS encoding NAD(P)H-dependent glycerol-3-phosphate dehydrogenase, translated as MVDKNTVGIIGAGAWGTAVGKAIAQKGISVQLWSFEQDVADSINNEHENKRYLPGTKLPDTLTATSDLIEAASRKDYIILATPSLFLLGIAKQIITVPNIMEGKSTIGIITKGFLPGEDKPKPIVEVLENYLPGFYKGNLVYISGPSHAEEVAQGMLTGLISASINPKNSIRFRELLNSDSLKVYSSLDVVGVQTSAALKNVIAIAFGAIDALKEDSKIFGDNAESLVLAAGLNELMLLGKAMGATHPETFTSIAGVGDLDVTCRSVHGRNRRFGRDIVLKGIIDPYDNIDEILDNITKLPYLPEGVAACKMAYQLMLAFNLKLNIINFVYKVLNKEYTPKDALESILFK; from the coding sequence ATGGTTGATAAAAATACTGTTGGAATAATTGGAGCGGGAGCTTGGGGAACAGCAGTGGGAAAAGCTATAGCCCAAAAGGGAATATCTGTTCAATTATGGAGCTTCGAACAAGATGTGGCAGATTCCATAAATAATGAACATGAGAATAAAAGATATCTTCCAGGTACAAAACTTCCAGATACACTAACAGCCACTTCGGACCTTATCGAAGCAGCATCAAGAAAAGACTATATTATCTTGGCAACACCTTCTTTATTCCTTTTAGGAATAGCTAAACAAATTATTACAGTACCTAATATTATGGAAGGAAAGAGTACTATTGGTATTATCACAAAAGGTTTTCTTCCAGGAGAAGACAAACCAAAGCCAATTGTGGAAGTATTAGAAAACTATCTCCCTGGATTTTATAAAGGCAACCTTGTCTATATTTCTGGCCCTAGCCATGCAGAAGAAGTAGCTCAGGGTATGTTAACAGGTCTAATATCAGCCAGTATTAATCCTAAGAATTCAATAAGATTTCGGGAATTGCTCAATTCTGATTCCCTCAAAGTGTATAGTAGTTTAGATGTGGTAGGAGTTCAGACATCAGCGGCCTTGAAAAATGTTATCGCCATCGCCTTTGGAGCCATCGATGCCCTTAAGGAAGATTCCAAAATATTTGGAGATAATGCTGAAAGCTTGGTATTGGCAGCTGGATTAAATGAATTAATGCTATTGGGGAAGGCTATGGGAGCCACTCACCCAGAAACTTTTACTTCCATAGCTGGAGTGGGAGATTTGGATGTTACCTGTCGATCCGTCCATGGTCGTAACAGACGCTTTGGTAGAGATATAGTCCTAAAAGGAATCATTGATCCCTACGATAACATTGATGAGATACTGGATAACATTACAAAGTTACCCTATCTACCAGAAGGGGTTGCCGCCTGCAAGATGGCTTATCAACTGATGTTAGCATTTAACCTCAAATTAAATATTATAAACTTTGTCTATAAAGTGCTTAATAAAGAATACACGCCAAAAGATGCTTTAGAATCTATTTTGTTTAAATAG